TTTCGATGCGCAGGCCATATTCAAACAATATGCCAAGACCTAAATATAAAACAACAAATACGAATATGGGAAGCAATGCCTTCCCGTTTCTCTTTTCCATTTTCTTCTTCCTTTCCATACGATAAAACTACTAAGTTTTTGATTGAGATTCCATTTTTTTACAGCAATCTGCATGATACATTCATAGGCATTTCCCGCTCCTTTGAAAAATCTGTTGTATAACATCCTTTATATCCTAACATATTTTTTTGTTTGCTACAAGGATTGGGTTTTGTACAAAGGAGTTTTTGTTGCAAAAAAGTCACTTTTATAGTAAACTATTCAGATATATAGAAAACATTTGAGAGATATGGAGAGTGATGACCGTATGGACGGCAGTCCAGTGTTAATTGGCTTATTGATTTTTTTGGTATGTTGTTCTGCGTTTTTTTCCGCATCGGAAACGGCGCTGACTTCCCTGAGCAGGATTCGTCTGCGGAATATGGTGGAGGAAAATGTAAAAAATGCGGATTTGATTATGCGTCTGCTGGAAGACCCGAACCGCTTGCTGAGTTCCATTTTGGTTGGGAATAACTTAGTAAACAACGGCGCGTCTGCCCTGACAACCACATTGGCAATTCAGATTTTCCGCGGCAATTCCGGCGGAGCGGGGATTGCGACCATTGTGATTACCGTTATCATTCTGATTTTCGGGGAAATTACTCCTAAGACGATTGCGGCGCAGAAGGCGGAAAAGGTTGCTCTTGCAGTGGTAAAGATTATTTCCTTCTGTGTGCTGGTGTTCCGCCCTGTGGTTGCAGTGCTGAATGTGGTGACAGGCGGTTTGATTCGTCTTCTGGGATGTAATCCGAATGAAAAAGCACCGCTGATTACAGAGGCAGAGCTGAAAACCATGGTCAATGTCAGCCATGAAGAGGGCGTGCTGGAGCTAGACGAAAGAAAAATGATTAACAACGTGTTCGATTTCGGGGATTCCAAGGCGAAGGATGTTATGACTCCCAGAACGGATATCGTTGCGGTTCCGTTGGATGTGACCTATGGGGAATATGTCCGTCAGGTGCAGGAGGAGGGCTTTTCCCGTATGCCTGTTTATGGTGAGGACTTGGATGATATTGTCGGTATTCTGTATGTCAAGGATATTTTCTATCTGGATGAAGCGACCTTCTCGGCAGAAAAATATATGCGAGAGCCATTTTTCACCTACGAAAGCAAGCCTCTGGATGAGCTGCTGGCGGAGCTGAAAAACAGCCGTCTGGCGGTTGCAATCGTTCTGGATGAATATGGCGGCACATCCGGTATGATTACAACAGAGGACA
This genomic window from Anaerotignum faecicola contains:
- a CDS encoding hemolysin family protein gives rise to the protein MESDDRMDGSPVLIGLLIFLVCCSAFFSASETALTSLSRIRLRNMVEENVKNADLIMRLLEDPNRLLSSILVGNNLVNNGASALTTTLAIQIFRGNSGGAGIATIVITVIILIFGEITPKTIAAQKAEKVALAVVKIISFCVLVFRPVVAVLNVVTGGLIRLLGCNPNEKAPLITEAELKTMVNVSHEEGVLELDERKMINNVFDFGDSKAKDVMTPRTDIVAVPLDVTYGEYVRQVQEEGFSRMPVYGEDLDDIVGILYVKDIFYLDEATFSAEKYMREPFFTYESKPLDELLAELKNSRLAVAIVLDEYGGTSGMITTEDIVEEIVGEIGDEYDDEEDEIEVIKDNEFVVDGSTRLEDFNEIVGTELESEEVDTIAGYILQLLGNFPKNGEVIETDGLRIVVEEMDKNRIEKVRVYK